The Neovison vison isolate M4711 chromosome 13, ASM_NN_V1, whole genome shotgun sequence genome includes a region encoding these proteins:
- the LOC122893424 gene encoding olfactory receptor 4M1 — protein sequence MEPANYTRLTEFVLTGLSQTREVQLVLFVIFLSFYLFILPGNILIICTIRLDPHLTSPMYFLLANLAFLDIWYSSITAPKMLVDFFVERKRISFGGCITQLFFLHFVGASEMFLLTVMAFDRYAAICRPLHYATIMNRRLCCILVALSWLGGFIHSIIQVALIVRLPFCGPNELDSYFCDITQVVRIACTNTFPEELVMIFSSGLISVVCFIALLMSYAFLLAMLKKHSGSGESTSRAMSTCYSHITIVVFMFGPSIYIYARPFDSFSLDKVVSVFHTVIFPLLNPIIYTLRNKEVKTAMKKLVNRYILCKEK from the coding sequence ATGGAACCGGCGAATTACACAAGGCTGACAGAATTTGTTCTCACTGGCCTATCCCAGACTCGAGAGGTACAGCTAGTcctatttgttatatttttatccttCTATCTGTTCATCCTTCCAGGAAATATTCTTATTATTTGCACCATCAGGCTTGACCctcatctgacctcacccatgtATTTCCTGTTGGCTAATCTGGCCTTCCTTGACATTTGGTACTCCTCCATCACAGCCCCTAAAATGCTCGTAGACTTCTTcgtggaaaggaaaagaatttccTTTGGTGGGTGCATTACACAGCTCTTCTTCTTGCACTTCGTTGGGGCCTCCGAGATGTTCCTGCTCACAGTAATGGCCTTTGACCGCTATGCTGCTATCTGCCGCCCTCTCCACTATGCTACCATCATGAATCGACGTCTCTGctgtatcctggtggctctctcctGGCTGGGGggatttattcattctataatACAAGTAGCTCTCATTGTTCGACTTCCCTTCTGTGGGCCCAATGAGTTAGACAGTTACTTCTGTGACATCACGCAGGTAGTCCGTATTGCCTGTACCAATACTTTCCCAGAGGAGTTAGTGATGATTTTTAGCAGTGGTCTGATCTCTGTAGTATGTTTCATTGCTCTCCTAATGTCCTATGCCTTCCTCCTGGCAATGCTGAAGAAACACTCAGGCTCAGGTGAGAGTACCAGCCGGGCCATGTCCACCTGCTATTCCCACATCACCATTGTGGTGTTTATGTTTGGGCCTTCCATCTACATTTATGCTCGACCATTTGACTCTTTTTCCCTAGATAAGGTGGTGTCTGTGTTCCATACTGTGATATTCCCTTTACTTAATCCCATTATCTACACCTTGCGAAATAAGGAAGTAAAGACAGCCATGAAGAAGTTGGTCAACAGATATATTTTATGCAAAGAGAAGTGA